A genomic segment from Brachyhypopomus gauderio isolate BG-103 unplaced genomic scaffold, BGAUD_0.2 sc70, whole genome shotgun sequence encodes:
- the LOC143491072 gene encoding uncharacterized protein LOC143491072 produces the protein MHSASKLHIVCLSGVLGKCDGGTAIVCLSGVLGKCEGGTAIVCLSGVLGKCEGGTAIVCLSGVLGKCEGGTAIVCLSGVLGKCEGGTAIVCLSGVLGKCEGGTAIVCLSGVLGKCEGGTAIVCLSGVLGKCEGGTAIVCLSGVLGKCEGGTAFHCKRLHITGSRLS, from the coding sequence ATGCACTCTGCAAGCAAGCTGCACATCGTGTGCTTGAGTGGAGTGTTGGGTAAGTGTGATGGCGGCACGGCCATCGTGTGCTTGAGTGGAGTGTTGGGTAAGTGTGAGGGCGGCACGGCCATCGTGTGCTTGAGTGGAGTGTTGGGTAAGTGTGAGGGCGGCACGGCCATCGTGTGCTTGAGTGGAGTGTTGGGTAAGTGTGAGGGCGGCACGGCCATCGTGTGCTTGAGTGGAGTGTTGGGTAAGTGCGAGGGCGGCACGGCCATCGTGTGCTTGAGTGGAGTGTTGGGTAAGTGCGAGGGCGGCACGGCCATCGTGTGCTTGAGTGGAGTGTTGGGTAAGTGCGAGGGCGGCACGGCCATCGTGTGCTTGAGTGGAGTGTTGGGTAAGTGCGAGGGCGGCACGGCCATCGTGTGCTTGAGTGGAGTGTTGGGTAAGTGTGAGGGCGGCACAGCATTCCACTGCAAGCGTCTGCACATCACTGGCTCTCGTCTGTCGTGA